The proteins below come from a single Roseiflexus sp. RS-1 genomic window:
- a CDS encoding ECF transporter S component produces MATSTTSQRGGLSSTALALIPIAIAINVALGQLVQSILKLPIYLDSIGTVLVGVLLGPLAGAITGLLANIIWGLTLAPSALPFAAVAAVIGLIAGYAGQYGAAQSWWKMALFGVLTGIVAAAISAPIATYVFGGVTGGGTDVLVAMFQNLGASVLGASFAQGAVSDPLDKTITYLVVWAIISALPRRLLARFGNIQQR; encoded by the coding sequence ATGGCCACCTCAACAACATCGCAACGTGGCGGATTGAGCAGCACTGCGCTGGCATTGATCCCGATTGCCATTGCGATCAACGTAGCATTGGGTCAGTTGGTGCAGAGTATTCTGAAGCTGCCGATCTATCTCGATTCGATCGGCACCGTGCTGGTTGGCGTTCTGCTGGGACCGCTGGCGGGAGCGATCACCGGTTTGCTCGCCAATATCATCTGGGGATTGACACTGGCACCATCCGCGTTGCCATTTGCCGCGGTTGCAGCGGTAATCGGCCTGATCGCCGGGTATGCCGGGCAGTATGGCGCTGCGCAGTCATGGTGGAAAATGGCACTCTTTGGGGTGCTGACCGGAATTGTGGCGGCGGCGATCTCGGCGCCGATTGCAACATATGTGTTTGGCGGTGTGACCGGCGGGGGCACGGATGTGCTGGTAGCCATGTTCCAGAACCTTGGGGCAAGTGTGCTGGGAGCATCATTTGCCCAGGGCGCGGTTTCCGATCCGCTTGACAAAACCATCACATACCTTGTCGTGTGGGCAATCATCAGCGCGTTGCCCAGACGATTGCTGGCACGCTTCGGCAATATCCAGCAACGGTAG